The following proteins are encoded in a genomic region of Pyrus communis chromosome 11, drPyrComm1.1, whole genome shotgun sequence:
- the LOC137709466 gene encoding probable alpha-mannosidase At5g13980 isoform X2: MAATRSLLCLLTLVVGFLVADSKFIAYNTSQGIVPGKINVHLVPHTHDDVGWLKTVDQYYVGSNNSIQGACVQNVLDSLVPALLADKNRKFIYVEQAFFQRWWRDQSDAIQSIVKQLVTSGQLEFINGGMCMHDEAATHYIDMIDQTTLGHRFIQKEFDVTPRIGWQIDPFGHSAVQAYLLGAEAGFDSLFFGRIDYQDRAKRKNDKSLEFIWQGSKSLGSSAQIFSGAFPEAYEPPSGFYFEVNDDSPIVQDDITLFDYNVHDRVNDFVATAVSQANITRTNHIMWTMGTDFMYQYAHTWFRQMDKLIHYVNMDGRVNALYSTPSIYTDAKYATNESWPIKTGDFFPYADRTNAYWTGYFTSRPALKHYVRTMSGYYLAARQLEFFKGRTDSGPNTDSLADALAIAQHHDAVAGTEKQHVANDYAKRLAIGYTEAEQVVATSLAHLVESASYTGSVNPTTKFQQCPLLNISYCPASEVNFSEAKQLTVVVYNSLGWKRDDVIRIPIINEDVTVHDSEGREIESQLLPLDDAHVGLRNYYAKAYLGQTPTKTPNYWLAFPVSVPPLGFSTYTISLLGKGAGSTKSSVQTFQSREESTIEVGQGNVKLTFSTNQGKMTNYVNRRSLVEELVEQSYSFYNGYNGSDDKAPLIRQNAGAYIFRPNGTFLIKPGEKASLTVVRGPVIDEVHQHINAWIYQVTRIHKEKEHVEVEFIVGPLPTDDGIGKEVVTQLATTMATNKTFYTDSNGRDFIERIRDYRTDWDLKVHQPIAGNYYPINLGIYMQDNSTEFSVLVDRSLGGSSMVDGQIELMLHRRLLLDDSRGVAEALNETVCIDNVCSGLRIQGKFYFRIDPLGEGAKWRRTFGQEIYSPLLLAFSEQDGDNWKNSHVTTFSGVGSSYSLPDNVALITLQELDDGKVLLRLAHLYEIGEDRDLSVMANVELKQLFPRKKIGKLTEMNLSANQERTGMEKKRLNWKVEEGSSSEAKAARGGTVDPAKLVVELAPMEIRTFLVEFNQSFHLMPNRMRLKM, translated from the exons ATGGCCGCGACTCGGTCCCTCTTGTGCTTGCTTACGTTGGTCGTCGGATTTCTAGTCGCCGACTCCAAGTTTATTGCATACAACACTTCCCAAGGCATAGTCCCAGGCAAAATCAATGTCCATTTGGTCCCTCACACCCACGACGACGTTGGCTGGTTAAAGACCGTTGATCAGTATTATGTTGGCTCCAACAATTCCATCCAG GGGGCTTGCGTGCAAAATGTGTTGGATTCTTTAGTTCCTGCTCTGCTGGCTGACAAGAATCGCAAATTCATTTATGTCGAACAG GCATTCTTCCAGCGGTGGTGGAGAGATCAGAGTGACGCCATCCAGAGTATAGTCAAGCAGCTAGTCACCTCGGGTCAATTAGAATTCAT AAATGGGGGAATGTGTATGCATGATGAGGCTGCAACGCATTATATCGATATGATAGATCAGACGACTCTAGGGCATCGCTTTATTCAAAAGGAATTTGACGTGACTCCAAGAATTGGTTGGCAAATTGACCCCTTTGGGCATTCGGCAGTCCAGGCTTATTTGTTGGGAGCAGAA GCGGGATTCGACTCACTTTTCTTTGGTCGAATAGATTACCAGGATAGGGCTAAGCGCAAAAATGACAAGAGCCTTGAATTTATTTGGCAGGGTTCAAAGAGTCTTGGTTCATCTGCTCAG ATTTTTTCTGGTGCATTCCCTGAGGCTTATGAACCTCCATCTGGTTTCTATTTTGAAGTTAATGATGATTCCCCAATTGTTCAG GATGACATCACTTTGTTTGATTACAATGTACATGATCGTGTTAATGACTTTGTTGCTACTGCAGTATCACAG GCTAACATAACTCGAACGAATCATATAATGTGGACCATGGGAACAGATTTCATGTATCAGTATGCACACACATGGTTCCGACAAATGGACAAGCTCATTCACTATGTCAACATG GATGGACGTGTTAATGCTCTGTATTCTACTCCATCCATATATACGGATGCAAAGTATGCTACAAATGAATCATGGCCAATCAAGACCGGTGATTTCTTTCC TTATGCAGATCGTACAAATGCCTACTGGACAGGGTACTTCACAAGTAGACCAGCCTTGAAACATTACGTTAGAACAATGAGTGGCTATTATTTG GCTGCGAGGCAACTAGAATTTTTTAAAGGAAGGACTGATTCAGGGCCCAACACAGACTCATTGGCAGATGCCTTGGCAATTGCTCAACATCATGATGCAGTCGCTGGTACAGAGAAGCAGCATGTTGccaatgattatgcaaaaagaTTGGCGATAGGTTACACGGAG GCCGAGCAAGTAGTTGCCACGTCACTTGCTCACTTGGTTGAGTCTGCATCATACACTGGATCTGTAAATCCAACTACGAAGTTTCAACAG TGCCCACTTCTGAATATCAGCTATTGCCCTGCATCAGAAGTGAATTTTTCTGAAGCAAAACAACTG ACTGTCGTGGTGTACAATTCCCTAGGATGGAAGAGGGATGATGTAATTCGAATTCCT ATTATCAATGAAGATGTCACTGTTCATGATTCTGAGGgaagagaaattgaatcacagcTTCTCCCACTAGATGATGCCCACGTGGGCTTAAGGAACTACTATGCTAAGGCATACTTGGGTCAAACTCCAACAAAGACACCAAATTATTGGCTTGCGTTTCCAGTGTCCGTGCCACCACTCGGTTTCAGCACATACACTATCTCGCTTTTGGGTAAAGGTGCTGGTTCCACCAAATCATCTGTACAGACATTTCAAAGTAGGGAAGAGTCCACTATTGAAGTTGGTCAAGGAAATGTGAAACTCACGTTTTCTACAAATCAAGGCAAAATGACTAACTATGTCAATAGAAGAAGCTTG GTTGAAGAATTGGTTGAACAGTCTTACAGTTTTTATAATGGATATAATGGCAGTGATGATAAAGCTCCTCTGATTCGTCAG AATGCCGGGGCATATATCTTCCGTCCAAATGGCACGTTTCTCATAAAACCTGGAGAAAAG GCTTCTCTGACTGTCGTGCGTGGACCAGTAATAGATGAAGTGCATCAACATATTAATGCATGGATATATCAG GTCACCAGAATTCACAAAGAGAAGGAGCATGTTGAAGTCGAGTTTATT GTTGGCCCATTGCCTACTGATGACGGAATTGGCAAAGAAGTTGTAACTCAACTAGCCACTACCATGGCTACCAACAAAACGTTCTACACTGATTCTAATGGGCGTGATTTTATTGAAAGG ATTCGCGACTATAGAACAGATTGGGACCTGAAAGTGCACCAACCTATAGCTGGAAATTATTATCCA ATTAATCTTGGGATATACATGCAAGATAACAGTACAGAATTTTCAGTTTTGGTGGATCGATCTTTGGGAGGGTCCAGCATGGTGGATGGACAGATAGAGCTGATGCTCCACAG GAGACTACTACTTGATGACTCAAGAGGTGTGGCAGAGGCTCTAAATGAAACCGTCTGTATTGACAATGTTTGCAGTGGACTAAGA ATccaaggaaaattttatttcagAATCGACCCCCTGGGAGAAGGTGCCAAGTGGCGTCGTACTTTTGGTCAGGAGATATATTCCCCTCTTTTACTAGCCTTTTCTGAACAG GATGGAGATAACTGGAAGAATTCTCATGTAACCACTTTTTCAGGGGTTGGTTCATCGTACAGTTTACCTGATAACGTTGCTCTTATAACTCTTCAG GAGCTTGATGATGGAAAAGTTCTCCTTCGATTAGCACATTTATATGAG ATTGGAGAGGACAGGGATCTTTCTGTAATGGCAAATGTAGAGTTGAAGCAGCTCTTCCCCAGGAAGAAG ATTGGTAAACTTACAGAGATGAACTTATCGGCAAATCAAGAACGGACAGGAATGGAGAAAAAGAGACTCAATTGGAAGGTGGAAGAAGGCTCTTCATCAGAGGCAAAGGCTGCGAGGGGTGGAACTGTTGATCCTGCAAAACTGGTTGTGGAACTTGCACCAATGGAAATCCGAACCTTTCTCGTTGAGTTTAACCAAAGCTTTCATTTGATGCCTAACCGAATGAGGCTGAAAATGTAG
- the LOC137709466 gene encoding probable alpha-mannosidase At5g13980 isoform X1, producing MLLRADLHRRRRALIVLPLMAATRSLLCLLTLVVGFLVADSKFIAYNTSQGIVPGKINVHLVPHTHDDVGWLKTVDQYYVGSNNSIQGACVQNVLDSLVPALLADKNRKFIYVEQAFFQRWWRDQSDAIQSIVKQLVTSGQLEFINGGMCMHDEAATHYIDMIDQTTLGHRFIQKEFDVTPRIGWQIDPFGHSAVQAYLLGAEAGFDSLFFGRIDYQDRAKRKNDKSLEFIWQGSKSLGSSAQIFSGAFPEAYEPPSGFYFEVNDDSPIVQDDITLFDYNVHDRVNDFVATAVSQANITRTNHIMWTMGTDFMYQYAHTWFRQMDKLIHYVNMDGRVNALYSTPSIYTDAKYATNESWPIKTGDFFPYADRTNAYWTGYFTSRPALKHYVRTMSGYYLAARQLEFFKGRTDSGPNTDSLADALAIAQHHDAVAGTEKQHVANDYAKRLAIGYTEAEQVVATSLAHLVESASYTGSVNPTTKFQQCPLLNISYCPASEVNFSEAKQLTVVVYNSLGWKRDDVIRIPIINEDVTVHDSEGREIESQLLPLDDAHVGLRNYYAKAYLGQTPTKTPNYWLAFPVSVPPLGFSTYTISLLGKGAGSTKSSVQTFQSREESTIEVGQGNVKLTFSTNQGKMTNYVNRRSLVEELVEQSYSFYNGYNGSDDKAPLIRQNAGAYIFRPNGTFLIKPGEKASLTVVRGPVIDEVHQHINAWIYQVTRIHKEKEHVEVEFIVGPLPTDDGIGKEVVTQLATTMATNKTFYTDSNGRDFIERIRDYRTDWDLKVHQPIAGNYYPINLGIYMQDNSTEFSVLVDRSLGGSSMVDGQIELMLHRRLLLDDSRGVAEALNETVCIDNVCSGLRIQGKFYFRIDPLGEGAKWRRTFGQEIYSPLLLAFSEQDGDNWKNSHVTTFSGVGSSYSLPDNVALITLQELDDGKVLLRLAHLYEIGEDRDLSVMANVELKQLFPRKKIGKLTEMNLSANQERTGMEKKRLNWKVEEGSSSEAKAARGGTVDPAKLVVELAPMEIRTFLVEFNQSFHLMPNRMRLKM from the exons ATG CTGCTGAGAGCTGACCTTCATCGGAGGAGAAGAGCTCTGATCGTGCTTCCGCTAATGGCCGCGACTCGGTCCCTCTTGTGCTTGCTTACGTTGGTCGTCGGATTTCTAGTCGCCGACTCCAAGTTTATTGCATACAACACTTCCCAAGGCATAGTCCCAGGCAAAATCAATGTCCATTTGGTCCCTCACACCCACGACGACGTTGGCTGGTTAAAGACCGTTGATCAGTATTATGTTGGCTCCAACAATTCCATCCAG GGGGCTTGCGTGCAAAATGTGTTGGATTCTTTAGTTCCTGCTCTGCTGGCTGACAAGAATCGCAAATTCATTTATGTCGAACAG GCATTCTTCCAGCGGTGGTGGAGAGATCAGAGTGACGCCATCCAGAGTATAGTCAAGCAGCTAGTCACCTCGGGTCAATTAGAATTCAT AAATGGGGGAATGTGTATGCATGATGAGGCTGCAACGCATTATATCGATATGATAGATCAGACGACTCTAGGGCATCGCTTTATTCAAAAGGAATTTGACGTGACTCCAAGAATTGGTTGGCAAATTGACCCCTTTGGGCATTCGGCAGTCCAGGCTTATTTGTTGGGAGCAGAA GCGGGATTCGACTCACTTTTCTTTGGTCGAATAGATTACCAGGATAGGGCTAAGCGCAAAAATGACAAGAGCCTTGAATTTATTTGGCAGGGTTCAAAGAGTCTTGGTTCATCTGCTCAG ATTTTTTCTGGTGCATTCCCTGAGGCTTATGAACCTCCATCTGGTTTCTATTTTGAAGTTAATGATGATTCCCCAATTGTTCAG GATGACATCACTTTGTTTGATTACAATGTACATGATCGTGTTAATGACTTTGTTGCTACTGCAGTATCACAG GCTAACATAACTCGAACGAATCATATAATGTGGACCATGGGAACAGATTTCATGTATCAGTATGCACACACATGGTTCCGACAAATGGACAAGCTCATTCACTATGTCAACATG GATGGACGTGTTAATGCTCTGTATTCTACTCCATCCATATATACGGATGCAAAGTATGCTACAAATGAATCATGGCCAATCAAGACCGGTGATTTCTTTCC TTATGCAGATCGTACAAATGCCTACTGGACAGGGTACTTCACAAGTAGACCAGCCTTGAAACATTACGTTAGAACAATGAGTGGCTATTATTTG GCTGCGAGGCAACTAGAATTTTTTAAAGGAAGGACTGATTCAGGGCCCAACACAGACTCATTGGCAGATGCCTTGGCAATTGCTCAACATCATGATGCAGTCGCTGGTACAGAGAAGCAGCATGTTGccaatgattatgcaaaaagaTTGGCGATAGGTTACACGGAG GCCGAGCAAGTAGTTGCCACGTCACTTGCTCACTTGGTTGAGTCTGCATCATACACTGGATCTGTAAATCCAACTACGAAGTTTCAACAG TGCCCACTTCTGAATATCAGCTATTGCCCTGCATCAGAAGTGAATTTTTCTGAAGCAAAACAACTG ACTGTCGTGGTGTACAATTCCCTAGGATGGAAGAGGGATGATGTAATTCGAATTCCT ATTATCAATGAAGATGTCACTGTTCATGATTCTGAGGgaagagaaattgaatcacagcTTCTCCCACTAGATGATGCCCACGTGGGCTTAAGGAACTACTATGCTAAGGCATACTTGGGTCAAACTCCAACAAAGACACCAAATTATTGGCTTGCGTTTCCAGTGTCCGTGCCACCACTCGGTTTCAGCACATACACTATCTCGCTTTTGGGTAAAGGTGCTGGTTCCACCAAATCATCTGTACAGACATTTCAAAGTAGGGAAGAGTCCACTATTGAAGTTGGTCAAGGAAATGTGAAACTCACGTTTTCTACAAATCAAGGCAAAATGACTAACTATGTCAATAGAAGAAGCTTG GTTGAAGAATTGGTTGAACAGTCTTACAGTTTTTATAATGGATATAATGGCAGTGATGATAAAGCTCCTCTGATTCGTCAG AATGCCGGGGCATATATCTTCCGTCCAAATGGCACGTTTCTCATAAAACCTGGAGAAAAG GCTTCTCTGACTGTCGTGCGTGGACCAGTAATAGATGAAGTGCATCAACATATTAATGCATGGATATATCAG GTCACCAGAATTCACAAAGAGAAGGAGCATGTTGAAGTCGAGTTTATT GTTGGCCCATTGCCTACTGATGACGGAATTGGCAAAGAAGTTGTAACTCAACTAGCCACTACCATGGCTACCAACAAAACGTTCTACACTGATTCTAATGGGCGTGATTTTATTGAAAGG ATTCGCGACTATAGAACAGATTGGGACCTGAAAGTGCACCAACCTATAGCTGGAAATTATTATCCA ATTAATCTTGGGATATACATGCAAGATAACAGTACAGAATTTTCAGTTTTGGTGGATCGATCTTTGGGAGGGTCCAGCATGGTGGATGGACAGATAGAGCTGATGCTCCACAG GAGACTACTACTTGATGACTCAAGAGGTGTGGCAGAGGCTCTAAATGAAACCGTCTGTATTGACAATGTTTGCAGTGGACTAAGA ATccaaggaaaattttatttcagAATCGACCCCCTGGGAGAAGGTGCCAAGTGGCGTCGTACTTTTGGTCAGGAGATATATTCCCCTCTTTTACTAGCCTTTTCTGAACAG GATGGAGATAACTGGAAGAATTCTCATGTAACCACTTTTTCAGGGGTTGGTTCATCGTACAGTTTACCTGATAACGTTGCTCTTATAACTCTTCAG GAGCTTGATGATGGAAAAGTTCTCCTTCGATTAGCACATTTATATGAG ATTGGAGAGGACAGGGATCTTTCTGTAATGGCAAATGTAGAGTTGAAGCAGCTCTTCCCCAGGAAGAAG ATTGGTAAACTTACAGAGATGAACTTATCGGCAAATCAAGAACGGACAGGAATGGAGAAAAAGAGACTCAATTGGAAGGTGGAAGAAGGCTCTTCATCAGAGGCAAAGGCTGCGAGGGGTGGAACTGTTGATCCTGCAAAACTGGTTGTGGAACTTGCACCAATGGAAATCCGAACCTTTCTCGTTGAGTTTAACCAAAGCTTTCATTTGATGCCTAACCGAATGAGGCTGAAAATGTAG
- the LOC137709468 gene encoding uncharacterized protein yields the protein MEDTFNVRVGKIFGSLPVSSPSPSPSPSSSSGQQSCLSSLWSLTDEEIERREWNRDKGSPEPEAEPLPFYSKSNSRSKNDFSDDLEKDLLDLDDDVEDEGEEEQEASGSSSQPATEDKPDGYNEEEWEIKSSIGRDCTLDFEEEEDGYDKVAVGKETAGDRLYMRDVNDYGIDIDTQEEVPSSIKDFTRDPRANHLAAKIRLQQDAEAAQKIDSLRVSGNGSSSSIAVENSSEDAANLKSILKRKNDNQIDSSKTQKRVRFDSNCKSNEDEEEAKDVPVEAHSNENPPVPDYIRNPSRYTHYTFDSSGDVDEESNKQAYMEFLNLVRKSNSTEPQAEDACVDLSKPVTFIPRKKSSDAIMIENDGESERPGGARRETAACKVMPLAIAAEDNEDVCAMEEDEPDTAMDGRSSIQRTGRQYRTKTSLGLDE from the exons ATGGAGGACACGTTCAACGTTCGAGTAGGCAAAATCTTCGGCTCTCTCCCCGTTTCCTCGCCATCGCCATCGCCATCGCCGTCGTCATCGAGCGGTCAACAGTCGTGTCTGAGCTCGCTATGGTCCCTAACCGACGAGGAAATCGAGAGGAGGGAATGGAACAGAGACAAGGGCAGCCCCGAACCCGAAGCCGAACCCCTACCCTTCTACTCAAAATCAAATTCAAGGTCGAAGAATGATTTCAGTGACGACCTGGAGAAGGACCTTCTAGACCTTGACGACGACGTCGAAGACGAAGGCGAGGAGGAGCAAGAGGCATCTGGTTCTTCCAGTCAGCCCGCAACTGAGGATAAGCCAGACGGCTACAATGAAGAGGAGTGGGAAATTAAATCCTCAATCGGCAGGGACTGTACTCTCGACTTCGAg gaagaggaagatggaTATGACAAAGTGGCTGTTGGCAAGGAGACTGCCGGAGATCGCTTGTATATGAGGGATGTCAACGACTATGGGATCGATATTGATACTCAAGAGGAGGTTCCTAGTTCCATTAAGGATTTCACTAGAGACCCGCGTGCTAATCACCTGGCAGCTAAGATTAGGCTCCAACAAGATGCTGAAGCAGCTCAAAAAATTGACTCCCTCAGGGTTTCTGGGAACGGCTCATCTTCTTCTATAGCTGTTGAAAACAGCTCTGAAGATGCTGCCAACCTAAAGTCGATTCTGAAGAGGAAGAATGATAATCAGATAGACTcgtccaaaacacaaaaacGTGTCCGGTTTGATTCCAACTGCAAAAGTAACGAAGATGAAGAGGAAGCCAAAGATGTTCCTGTAGAAGCTCATTCAAATGAAAATCCTCCAGTTCCGGATTATATACGAAATCCTTCAAGATATACGCATTATACGTTTGATTCATCAGGTGATGTGGACGAGGAGTCTAACAAGCAAGCCTATATGGAATTCCTTAATCTGGTGAGAAAGTCAAATTCTACGGAACCACAGGCAGAGGATGCTTGTGTTGATCTTTCAAAACCTGTCACATTTATACCAAGAAAGAAATCAAGTGATGCTATAATGATAGAAAACGATGGGGAGTCAGAGAGACCAGGAGGTGCTCGAAGGGAAACTGCGGCTTGCAAAGTGATGCCACTTGCCATTGCAGCAGAGGATAATGAAGATGTTTGTGCAATGGAGGAAGATGAACCGGATACAGCAATGGATGGAAGAAGCAGTATACAGAGAACTGGACGCCAATACCGTACAAAAACCAGTTTGGGATTGGATGAGTGA
- the LOC137709467 gene encoding histone-lysine N-methyltransferase, H3 lysine-9 specific SUVH4-like codes for MVVKSLVHSSADAEGGADAADPHSKNDIPSPPGRRTSSGLRVKEKPQKEVLVRKRVALLDEHRDGDREQDGGGDEGSLSKRANIDGGKSSHAKNEAGDAGSNGCLEGGASKPTNSSAEKSDHAKVKETLRLFNKHYLYFVQEEEMRCRKVEADKKASKSAKKGSKSSKKSKKEASPPEAKASKRHDLKAISKMMERKEILNATKRIGSIPGIDVGHQFYSRAEMVAVGFHSHWLNGIDFMGQNYGKVKGEYSNYTFPLAVAIVISGMYEDDLDNAEDVVYTGQGGHNLSGDKRQIRDQVLERGNLALKNCVEQCVPVRVVRGHECKSSYVGKLYTYDGLYKVVQYWAEKGISGFTVFKYRLRRMEGQPVLTTNQVQFITRRVPQSVAEIRGLVCEDISGGQEDVPIPATNLVDDPPVSPTGFTYCKSIQVAQNVKLPTDVTGCNCKGSCTDPKTCACTMLNGDDFPYVRRDGGRLIEAKDVVFECGPKCGCGLSCLNRTSQRGLKYRFEVFRTPMRGWAVRSWDFIPSGAPVCEYIGVIRRTEDVDSALENYYIFDMDCLQTMKGLEGRERRSQAVSIPAANSLERPDDQSSDSGPEFCIDAGSTGNIARFINHSCEPNLFVQSVLSSHHDLKLARVMLFAADNIPPLQELTYDYGYALDSVLGPDGKVKKMFCHCGATGCRKRLF; via the exons ATGGTAGTGAAATCGCTGGTTCATAGCTCCGCCGATGCTGAAGGAGGTGCTGACGCTGCAGACCCGCATTCCAAAAACGACATTCCTTCGCCGCCGGGAAGGAGAACTAGTTCTGGCCTTCGGGTCAAAGAGAAACCCCAGAAGGAAGTCCTGGTCCGCAAAAGAGTTGCATTACTTGATGAGCACAGAGACGGAGACCGAGAGCAAGACGGAGGGGGAGACGAAGGTAGCCTCAGCAAAAGAGCCAATATCGACGGTGGAAAAAGCTCCCATGCTAAAAATGAGGCCGGGGACGCCGGCTCTAACGGTTGTTTAGAAGGCGGAGCCAGCAAACCCACTAATTCTTCGGCTGAGAAGAGCGACCATGCTAAGGTCAAGGAGACCCTGAGGCTGTTCAACAAACATTACCTTTATTTCGTACAG GAAGAAGAAATGAGGTGCAGAAAAGTGGAGGCTGATAAGAAGGCATCCAAATCCGCAAAGAAGGGCTCGAAATCTTCAAAAAAATCTAAG AAAGAGGCTTCCCCGCCAGAGGCAAAGGCGTCAAAACGACATGATTTGAAGGCAATATCTAAG ATgatggagagaaaagaaatcTTGAATGCCACTAAAAGAATCGGAAGCATTCCAG GTATTGATGTTGGGCATCAGTTCTATTCTCGGGCTGAAATGGTTGCTGTTGGTTTTCACAGCCACTGGCTGAACGGCATTGACTTTATGGGGCAAAACTACGGCAAAGTCAAAGGG GAGTACAGTAACTATACATTCCCACTTGCAGTGGCCATTGTTATATCTGGCATGTATGAGGATGATTTGGATAACGCAGAGGATGTTGTGTATACTGGCCAAGGTGGTCATAATTTGTCAGGTGATAAGCGTCAAATTCGAGATCAAGTTCTAGAACGTGGTAATTTGGCACTCAAG AATTGCGTGGAGCAATGTGTACCTGTTAGAGTAGTTCGTGGCCATGAATGTAAAAGTAGTTATGTTGGAAAACTTTACACTTATGATGGTTTGTACAAG GTTGTTCAGTATTGGGCGGAGAAGGGTATTTCTGGATTTACTGTTTTTAAGTATCGTCTTAGGCGTATGGAAGGGCAGCCAGTTTTGACCACTAACCAG GTTCAATTCATCACTCGACGTGTACCACAGTCTGTTGCAGAAATACGCGG ATTGGTGTGCGAAGACATCAGTGGGGGCCAAGAGGATGTTCCCATTCCGGCTACCAATTTGGTTGATGATCCACCTGTTTCACCCACAG GTTTTACATATTGTAAGTCTATCCAAGTTGCGCAAAATGTGAAGCTTCCCACAGATGTCACTGGATGCAATTGCAAAGGTTCTTGCACGGACCCTAAGACTTGTGCATGCACCATGCTTAATGGCGATGACTTCCCATATGTGCGGCGTGATGGTGGCAG ATTAATTGAGGCGAAGGATGTAGTGTTTGAATGTGGTCCAAAATGTGGTTGTGGACTTTCTTGCCTCAATCGTACTTCTCAGAGAGGGCTGAAGTATCGGTTTGAG GTTTTCAGGACACCAATGAGAGGATGGGCTGTTAGATCATGGGATTTTATCCCTTCTGGAGCACCAGTCTGTGAGTACATAGGAGTAATTAGAAGGACAGAAGATGTAGATAGTGCCTTAGAGAACTACTACATATTTGACATGGATTGTTTGCAAACCATGAAGGGGCTTGAAGGAAGAGAG AGGCGTTCACAAGCTGTATCCATACCAGCAGCTAATTCACTGGAGAGACCTGATGATCAGAGCTCTGATAGCGGGCCAGAGTTCTGCATTGATGCAGGTTCAACTGGAAACATAGCCAGATTTATAAATCACAGTTGTGAGCCTAATCTGTTTGTCCAGTCGGTGTTGAGCTCACACCATGACTTAAAACTAGCTCGGGTGATGCTGTTTGCTGCGGACAACATACCTCCTCTGCAG GAGCTCACATACGACTATGGCTACGCCCTTGATAGTGTCTTGGGTCCCGATGGGAAAGTAAAAAAGATGTTCTGCCATTGTGGTGCCACAGGTTGCAGGAAGCGCTTATTCTAG